A genomic segment from Poecilia reticulata strain Guanapo linkage group LG3, Guppy_female_1.0+MT, whole genome shotgun sequence encodes:
- the adma gene encoding adrenomedullin a yields MKTIFHSFLYCCLLASVAHCVELEVNPELKKRLSIWLGSRLRRDLETVAVQKTAESENFVRPEDIRDILLPHSSTDIKIRTKRSAGCALGTCSVHVLAHRVQQFKDNKLKTSVPINKMSPHGYGRRRRSVPERQISLRMEEGRLRPVWSLNNSQVHKLEALLRRT; encoded by the exons ATGAAAACGATCTTCCACTCCTTCCTCTATTGCTGCCTGCTGGCTTCAGTAGCACACTGTGTGGAACTTGAGGTGAATCCCGAGTTGAAAAAAAG ACTAAGCATATGGCTTGGGAGCAGATTGAGACGGGATCTTGAAACTGTCGCAgtacagaaaacagcagagtcTGAAAACTTTGTCAGACCAGAGGACATCAGGGATATCTTGCTGCCACATTCCAG CACTGACATTAAGATCCGAACCAAGAGGTCCGCAGGTTGTGCCCTGGGTACCTGCTCGGTGCACGTCCTGGCACATCGTGTACAACAGTTCAAAGACAACAAGCTGAAGACCAGCGTCCCTATTAACAAAATGAGCCCTCACGGATACGGCCGGAGGCGCAGATCTGTTCCAGAGAGGCAAATCTCCCTAAGGATGGAGGAGGGCAGGTTGAGACCCGTGTGGAGTCTGAACAACTCGCAAGTTCACAAGCTTGAAGCTCTGCTCAGAAGGACATGA